From Acidobacteriota bacterium, a single genomic window includes:
- a CDS encoding VWA domain-containing protein, whose protein sequence is MRPYSKPLLVVAFVVAPLLLSLHGDQAPKGQQGQKEQSRATFRSRVDYIQVDATVYDNAGQFVPDLTKDDFEVFEDGKKQNIDRIEVVNVPVEPRSLPALVSGHQLEPDVYTNEVPPGRLYLIVMDDLHVHPARSLAARRIARMFIEQNMAPNDVAALVVTSGNRRAAQEFTNNRRLLLEAVEKFQGRKIISPGLASLSTMGAPDEASADAADPQRMYNARTWLDTLASLSTFAGTIPSRRKSIVMIGEGPDLDIAANDILPMYAPLNNRLSQGETGVDPMKAEAPKGFPLARGELRDKLRDFIDAANRANVTLYAFDPSMYTQGGDDMVDIASANPGDYDAKTGIEIVRSSKVLDGIQAAQDNLRTVSTATGGFAVISRSFANAFERIRADNSRYYILGYYPTNDKRDGKYRKIDVRVRRAGLKVTARRGYVMPKADKQEAPVVETSEGTSLPLREALLSALPVAGLPIAVTAAPFNTAPGRASVLLMLQTPPGSVKFVDEGGRFNGKLEVSFVAVDELGKTTGGEHVNLAMPLKPDLYKMVNEVGLLVESRVSLPPGRYSLRVAARDENAGSIGSVHCDLEVPDYAKLPLSMSGVVIASAESMAANPRPDPERRRMLPDTPSVLRRFRQSDQLSVLTEVYDSKIATPHGLDIIATVINEQGQVVFRHEDTRSTREIQAAAGTTGGFGYVVKVPLAAIAPGSYVLAIEVRSRLDADKPVRHETAFTVVGR, encoded by the coding sequence ATGAGACCGTACTCGAAGCCTCTGCTTGTTGTGGCGTTCGTCGTCGCTCCCCTGCTGTTGTCCCTCCATGGTGATCAGGCGCCGAAGGGTCAGCAGGGTCAGAAGGAACAGTCGCGCGCGACCTTCCGTTCGCGTGTTGACTATATTCAGGTCGACGCCACCGTTTACGACAATGCCGGCCAATTCGTGCCCGACCTCACGAAGGACGACTTCGAGGTCTTCGAGGACGGCAAGAAGCAGAACATCGACCGCATCGAGGTGGTCAACGTGCCGGTGGAACCACGCTCGTTGCCGGCGTTGGTGTCCGGACATCAGTTGGAACCCGACGTGTACACCAACGAGGTGCCGCCCGGCCGCCTGTACCTGATCGTCATGGACGATCTGCACGTACACCCGGCCCGCAGTCTCGCCGCGCGGCGCATCGCGCGCATGTTCATCGAGCAGAACATGGCGCCCAACGACGTTGCCGCCCTCGTGGTCACGTCCGGAAACCGCAGGGCGGCCCAGGAGTTCACCAACAACCGGCGCCTGCTGCTCGAGGCGGTGGAGAAGTTCCAGGGGCGCAAGATCATCTCTCCCGGTCTGGCCAGCCTGTCGACGATGGGGGCGCCCGACGAGGCCTCGGCGGATGCCGCCGATCCGCAGCGCATGTACAACGCGCGCACGTGGCTTGACACACTCGCATCGCTGTCGACCTTTGCCGGAACGATCCCAAGCCGGCGCAAGTCCATCGTGATGATCGGCGAGGGGCCGGACCTCGACATCGCGGCAAATGACATCCTGCCGATGTACGCCCCGTTGAACAACCGGCTCAGTCAGGGCGAAACCGGCGTGGACCCCATGAAGGCCGAGGCGCCCAAGGGCTTCCCGCTGGCGAGGGGCGAACTGCGTGACAAATTGCGCGATTTTATCGACGCCGCCAATCGGGCCAACGTGACGCTGTATGCATTCGACCCGAGCATGTACACGCAGGGCGGCGACGACATGGTGGACATCGCGAGCGCGAACCCGGGCGACTACGACGCAAAAACCGGCATCGAGATCGTGCGCAGCAGCAAGGTGCTGGACGGCATCCAAGCCGCGCAGGACAACTTGCGCACGGTGTCGACAGCAACCGGCGGCTTCGCGGTCATCTCGCGCTCGTTCGCGAATGCCTTCGAACGGATCCGGGCCGACAACAGCCGGTACTACATCCTCGGGTACTACCCGACCAACGACAAGCGCGACGGGAAGTACCGCAAGATCGACGTCCGGGTTCGGAGGGCCGGCCTCAAGGTGACGGCGCGCCGGGGGTACGTGATGCCCAAGGCCGACAAGCAGGAGGCGCCGGTCGTCGAGACCAGCGAGGGCACGTCGCTGCCGCTGCGGGAGGCGCTGCTGTCGGCGCTGCCCGTTGCCGGCCTGCCCATCGCGGTGACGGCCGCGCCCTTCAACACGGCTCCCGGCCGCGCCTCCGTCCTGCTGATGCTGCAGACACCGCCCGGCTCTGTGAAGTTCGTCGACGAGGGCGGCCGCTTCAACGGCAAGCTGGAGGTGTCGTTCGTCGCCGTCGACGAACTGGGGAAGACCACCGGCGGCGAACACGTCAACCTGGCGATGCCGCTGAAGCCGGACCTGTACAAAATGGTCAACGAGGTCGGCCTGCTTGTTGAATCGCGCGTATCGCTGCCGCCCGGGCGGTACTCGCTGCGCGTCGCGGCACGCGACGAGAATGCCGGAAGCATCGGATCGGTCCACTGCGACCTTGAGGTCCCCGACTACGCCAAGCTGCCGCTCTCGATGAGCGGCGTCGTCATCGCGTCCGCCGAGTCGATGGCGGCCAACCCCAGGCCGGACCCGGAACGGCGCCGGATGCTGCCCGACACGCCGTCGGTGCTGCGGCGTTTCCGCCAGAGCGACCAGCTGTCGGTACTCACCGAGGTGTACGACTCGAAGATCGCCACGCCGCACGGACTGGATATCATCGCGACGGTCATCAATGAACAGGGACAGGTGGTGTTCCGGCACGAGGACACGCGATCGACCCGCGAGATCCAAGCGGCGGCGGGAACGACGGGCGGGTTCGGATACGTGGTGAAGGTGCCGCTCGCGGCCATCGCGCCAGGGTCCTACGTGCTGGCGATCGAGGTGCGCTCGCGCCTGGATGCGGACAAGCCGGTACGCCACGAGACCGCGTTCACTGTAGTAGGACGCTAA
- a CDS encoding bifunctional glycosyltransferase/class I SAM-dependent methyltransferase, which translates to MHENGRPRLLVLIVAYHAEKTIHPTLERIPASLLETYDVEVLVIDDSSADGTFEHGDAVRRAGTLPFRLTVLFNPVNQGYGGNQKIGFHYAIQHRFDFVALIHGDGQYAPECLPELLEPLAKGEADAVLGSRMLRKADALRGGMPLYKFVGNRILTTLQNWLLGSHLSEFHSGYRVYTTDALRRIPFQLDTNVFHFDTEIIIQLMKAGLRIKEMPIPTYYGNEISRVNGITYAKGVLMASIRALAQEWSVFYDRKFDCIPSTSSNAHYQPRLGFESAHTLALDRIPPGSRVVDIGCAGGYLGQILRERGCHVTGIDRFPLAEGCTLDDFQLGDLNRSPFPLDLDHVDYAVMLDVIEHLASPERFVDDFIAAAARNPKIKLIVSTGNVAFIVVRLMMLVGQFNYGKRGILDLTHTRLFTFRSFRRLFEQSGFEILECRGVPAPFPLALGRGVVGRLLLNLNKVLLRISRPLFAFQIFAVVQPKPGLEYLLERARREADRRSTAPEDSRPH; encoded by the coding sequence ATGCATGAAAACGGCCGGCCACGTCTGCTCGTGCTCATCGTCGCCTACCACGCCGAGAAGACGATCCATCCGACGTTGGAGCGAATCCCGGCAAGTCTGCTGGAGACCTACGACGTCGAGGTCCTGGTCATCGACGACAGCTCGGCGGATGGCACCTTCGAGCACGGCGACGCGGTCCGCCGCGCCGGGACGCTCCCGTTTCGGCTGACGGTCCTCTTCAATCCGGTCAACCAGGGCTACGGGGGAAATCAGAAGATCGGCTTCCACTACGCCATCCAGCATCGGTTCGATTTCGTGGCCCTGATCCACGGGGACGGCCAGTACGCCCCCGAGTGCCTGCCCGAGCTGCTCGAACCGCTCGCGAAGGGTGAAGCGGATGCGGTGCTGGGCTCGCGCATGTTGCGAAAGGCCGACGCCCTTCGCGGTGGCATGCCGCTCTACAAGTTCGTCGGCAACCGGATCCTGACGACGCTGCAGAACTGGCTGCTCGGATCGCATCTGAGCGAGTTCCATTCGGGGTACCGGGTATACACGACCGACGCGTTGCGCAGGATCCCGTTTCAGCTCGACACCAACGTCTTTCACTTCGATACCGAGATCATCATTCAACTGATGAAGGCTGGACTGCGCATCAAAGAGATGCCGATTCCCACCTACTACGGAAACGAGATCTCCCGCGTCAACGGGATCACGTACGCGAAGGGCGTGTTGATGGCCTCCATCCGGGCGCTGGCGCAGGAATGGTCGGTCTTCTACGACCGGAAGTTCGACTGCATTCCGTCGACCAGCAGCAACGCGCACTACCAGCCGAGGCTGGGTTTCGAAAGCGCGCACACGCTGGCTCTCGACCGCATCCCGCCCGGTTCCCGCGTGGTGGACATTGGATGCGCCGGCGGATACCTTGGACAGATCCTGCGGGAGCGCGGTTGTCACGTGACCGGGATCGACAGGTTTCCGCTGGCCGAGGGATGTACGCTCGATGACTTCCAGCTCGGCGATTTGAACCGGAGCCCGTTTCCCCTCGACCTGGACCACGTTGACTATGCCGTCATGCTCGACGTCATCGAGCATCTGGCCTCGCCCGAGCGTTTCGTGGACGATTTCATCGCCGCCGCTGCCCGCAACCCGAAGATCAAGCTGATCGTGAGCACGGGAAACGTGGCATTCATCGTCGTGCGGCTGATGATGCTCGTCGGCCAGTTCAACTACGGCAAGCGTGGCATCCTGGACCTGACGCATACGCGACTGTTCACGTTCCGCTCCTTCAGACGGCTGTTCGAACAGTCGGGGTTCGAGATCCTGGAATGTCGGGGCGTGCCGGCCCCGTTTCCGCTTGCGCTCGGTCGCGGGGTCGTCGGCCGGCTGTTGCTGAACCTGAACAAGGTGCTCCTGCGTATCAGCCGCCCGCTGTTCGCGTTCCAGATCTTCGCCGTGGTCCAGCCCAAGCCGGGTTTGGAATACCTGCTGGAACGTGCCCGGCGGGAAGCCGATCGTCGATCGACGGCTCCTGAGGACTCGCGGCCGCACTAG